A single genomic interval of Penaeus vannamei isolate JL-2024 chromosome 33, ASM4276789v1, whole genome shotgun sequence harbors:
- the LOC138867912 gene encoding pneumococcal serine-rich repeat protein-like, whose translation MKPTLIILPFLITLDIAKADNGGPGTSVCERPENGCSHDGQWYVIGSLRLGVGCSAEVCNNGIWEMENVDCRKEIGERAAAFAESLSTILQDLLRRIATVIPSLQSQKDEIENAIMTLEPSLVSLAKEGTPALKSFAEKLYKAYEKYLKIVAPLKVEVMKDLVPTYKALLAALDPSAREWVKVMSPVCPKLASNMIQVVSAFTTHLRDFVREFNAVMRRPTEESLAFIEHFLQEVNKKAGTEEAYRKLFEEVRKALQELSKEINHMEIQKTIETLALETKRWILSLAQNEAKTEDLACIFDPLQTGWFSGRPNSSRRRRETTGKPPPHGPSTDRPPPVYTEKSPLGSTEDPQTVIAVTADQSLPDSTEKSPTVSTEKASISKREALAVTKTAPTEEASPASTEKASISKRKSLAVTKTTPTEEASPASTEKASISKREALAVTKTAPTEEAPPASTEKASISKRESLAVTKTAPTEEASPASTEKASISKRVSLAVTKTTPTEEASPASTEKSSISKREALAVTKTTPTEEASPASTEKASISKRESLAVTKTAPTEEAWPASTEKASISKRESLAVTKTAPTEEASSASTEKASISKREALAVTKTAPTEEASPASTEKASISKREALAVTKTAPTEEASPASTEKASISKRESLAVTKTAPTEEASPASTEKASISKREALAVTKIAPTEEALSASTEKASISKREALAVTKTAPTEEAPPTSTEKASISKREALAVTKTAPTEEASPASTEKASISKREALSVSKTAPTEEASPASTEKASISKRESLAVTKTAPTEETSPASTEKASISKRKALAVTKTAPTEEASPASTEKESISKREALAVTKTAPTEEAPPTSTEKASISKREALAVTKIAPTEEASPASTEKESISKRESLAVTKTAPTEEAPPASTEKESVSKRESLAVTKTAPTEEASPASTEKASISKREALAVTKIAPTEEALSASTEKESISKREALAVTKTAPTEEASPASTEKASISKREALAVTKTAPTEEASPASTEKASISKREALAVTKTAPTEEASPASTEKSSISKREALAVTKTAPTEEASPASTEKASISKREALAVTKTAPTEEAPPTSTEKASISKREALAVTKTAPTGEASPASTEKESISKREALAVTKTAPTEEAPPTSTEKASISKREALAVTKIAPTEEASPASTEKESISKRESLAVTKTAPTEEAPPASTEKESVSKRESLAVTKTAPTEEASPASTEKASISKREALAVTKIAPTEEALSASTEKESISKREALAVSKTAPTEEASPASTEKSSISKREALAVTKTTPTEEASPASTEKASISKREALAVTKTAPTEEASPASTEKASISKREALAVTKTAPTEEASPASTEKASISKREALAVTKTAPTEEAPPTSTEKASISKREALAVTKTAPTGEASPASTEKASISKREALSVSKTAPTEEASPASTEKASISKRESLAVTKTAPTEEPSPASTEKASISKRKALAVTKTAPTEEASPASTEKESIPKREALAVTKTAPTEEAPPTSTEKASISKREALVVSKIAPTEEASPASTEKASISKRESLAVTKTAPTEEAPPASTEKESISKREALAVTKTAPTEEASPASTEKASISKRESLAVTKTVPTEEASPASTEKASISKREALAVTKTAPTEEASPASTEKESISKRESLAVTEVAPTEEASPASTEKSSISKREALAVTKTAPTEEASPASTEKESISKREALAVTKTAPTEETSPASTEKASISKREALAVTKIAPAEEASPTSTEKESISKREALAVTKTAPTEEASPASTEKASISKRESLAVTKTAPTEEASPSSTEEESISKREVLAVSKTAPTEEASPASTEKASISKRESLAVTKTAPTEEASPASTEEESISKREALAVSKTAPTEEASPASTEKASISKREALAVTKTAPAEEASPASTEKASISKREALAVTKTAPTEEASPASTEKASISKREALAVTKTAPTEEASPASTEKASISKRESLAVTKTAPTEEASPASTEKASISKREALAVTKTAPTEEASPASTEKASISKRGSLAVTKTAPTEEASPASTEKASISKREALAVTKTAPTEEASPGSTEKASISKRESLAVTKTAPTEKASPASTEKASISKRESLAVTKTAPTEEASPASTEKASISKREALAVTKTAPTKEASPSSTEEESISKREALAVSKTAATEEASPASTERASISKRESLAVTKTAPTEEASPASTEKASISKRESLAVTKTAPTEEASPASTEKASISKRESLAVTKTAPTEEASPASTEKASISKREALAVTKTAPTEEASPTSTEKESISKREALAVTKTTPTEEASPASTEKASISKREALAVTKIAPTEDASPTSTEKASISKRESLAVTKTAPTEEASPASTEKASISKRESLAVTKTAPAEEASPASTEKESISKREALAVTKTAPTEEASPASTEEESISKRESLAVSKTAPTEEASPASTEKASIPKRESLAVTKTAPTEEASPASTEKASISKRESLAVTKTAPTKEASPASTEKASISKRESLAVTKTAPTEEASPASTEKASISKREALAVTKIAPTEETSPASTEKASISKRESLAVTKTAPTDEASPASTEKASISKRESLAVTKTAPTEEASPASTEKESISKREALAVTKTAPTEEASPASTEKSSISKRESLAVTKTAPTEEASPASTEKESISKREALPVTKTAPTEEASPASTEKASISKREALAVTKTAPTEEAPPASTEKASISKREALAVTKTAPTEEALPASTEKASISKRESLAVTKTAPAEESSPASTEKDSISKREALAVTKTVPTEEASPASTEKASISKRESLAVTKTAPTEEASPSSTEEESISKREALAVSKTAPTEEASPASTEKASISKRESLAVTKTAPTEEASPASTEEESISKRESLAVSKTAPTEEASPASTEKESISKREALAVSKTAPAEEVSPASTEKASISKREALAVTKTAPTEEASPTSTEKASISKREALAVTKTTPTEEASPASTEKESISKRESLAVTKTAPTEEASPASTEKASISKRESLAVTKTAPTEEAPPASTKKASISKRESLAVTKTTPTEEASPASTEKASISKRESLAVTKTAPTEEASPASTEKASISKRESLAVTKTAPTEEAPPASTEKASISKREALAVTKTAPTEEASPASTEKSSISKRESLAVTKTAPTEKASPASTEKASISKREALAVTKTAPTEKTSPASTEKASISKREALAVTKTAPTEEASPASTEKASISKRESLAVTKTAPTEEASPASTEKASISKREALAVTKTAPTEEASPSSTEKESISKRETLAATKTVPTEEASPASTVSEEQKSFTIFSIPISISP comes from the exons TATCACCTTGGACATCGCTAAGGCTGATAACGGAGGCCCTGGGACCTCTGTGTGTGAACGACCTGAAAATG GTTGCAGCCATGACGGGCAGTGGTACGTGATTGGGTCTCTTCGGTTGGGCGTGGGTTGCTCCGCAGAGGTTTGCAATAACGGGATTTGGGAGATGGAGAATGTTGATTGCAGGAAAG AAATCGGAGAGCGCGCCGCAGCCTTCGCCGAATCCCTAAGCACTATCCTACAGGACCTCCTCCGTCGGATTGCCACCGTCATCCCGTCCCTGCAGAGCCAGAAGGACGAGATCGAGAATGCCATCATGACGCTCGAACCTTCCCTGGTCTCCCTGGCGAAGGAGGGAACCCCCGCTCTGAAATCCTTCGCCGAGAAACTCTACAAGGCCTATGAAAAGTACCTGAAGATCGTCGCCCCTCTGAAAGTAGAGGTCATGAAAGACCTCGTCCCGACCTACAAGGCTTTGCTGGCGGCCCTCGATCCTTCCGCGAGGGAGTGGGTCAAGGTCATGTCGCCCGTGTGCCCAAAACTGGCGTCGAATATGATCCAAGTCGTGTCGGCATTCACGACCCATCTCCGCGACTTCGTGAGAGAGTTCAACGCGGTGATGCGTCGGCCAACGGAGGAATCTCTGGCGTTCATCGAGCACTTTCTGCAGGAGGTGAATAAGAAGGCAGGTACGGAGGAAGCATACAGAAAGCTGTTTGAAGAAGTCAGGAAGGCGTTGCAGGAACTCTCCAAAGAAATAAATCATATGGAAATTCAGAAGACGATTGAAACACTTGCCCTTGAAACCAAACGATGGATTTTGTCGCTGGCGCAGAATGAGGCGAAGACGGAAGACCTCGCTTGCATATTCGACCCCCTGCAGACAGGCTGGTTTTCAG GTAGGCCGAATTCCTCCAGGCGACGTCGAGAGACCACCGGTAAGCCTCCTCCACACGGGCCCTCCACAGACCGCCCTCCTCCAGTTTATACAGAAAAGTCTCCCCTTGGCTCCACAGAAGATCCCCAGACAGTAATAGCTGTAACAGCGGACCAGTCTCTCCCCGATTCTACCGAGAAGTCTCCAACAGTCtccacagaaaaagcctctatttcgaaaagagaggctctggcggtaactaagacagctcccacagaagaggcatcgccagcgtccacagaaaaagcctctatttcgaaaagaAAGTCTCTGGCAGTAACCAAGACAactcccacagaagaggcatcgccagcgtccacagaaaaagcctctatttcgaaaagagaggctctggcggtaaccaaaacagctcccacagaagaggcaccgccagcgtccacagaaaaagcctctatttcgaaaagagaaTCTCTGGCGGTAACtaagacagctcccacagaagaggcatcgccagcgtccacagaaaaagcctctatttcgaaaagagtGTCTCTGGCAGTAACCAAGACAactcccacagaagaggcatcgccagcgtccacagaaaaatcctctatttcgaaaagagaggctcTGGCGGTAACTAAGACAactcccacagaagaggcatcgccagcgtccacagaaaaagcctctatttcgaaaagagagtcTCTGGCGGTAACtaagacagctcccacagaagaggcatgGCCAGCGTCCACAGAGaaagcctctatttcgaaaagagagtctctggcggtaaccaagacagctcccacagaagaggcatcgtcagcgtccacagaaaaagcctctatttcgaaaagagaggctctggcggtaaccaagacagctcccacagaagaggcatcgccagcgtccacagaaaaagcctctatttcgaaaagagaggctctggcggtaaccaagacagctcccacagaagaggcatcgccagcgtccacagaaaaagcctcCATTTCGAAAAGAGAGTCTCTGGCAgtaaccaagacagctcccacagaagaggcatcgccagcgtcaacagaaaaagcctctatttcgaaaagagaggctcTGGCGGTAACTAAGAtagctcccacagaagaggcattgtcagcgtccacagaaaaagcctctatttcgaaaagagaggctctggcggtaaccaagacagctcccacagaagaggcacCGCCAAcgtccacagaaaaagcctctatttcgaaaagagaggctctggcggtaaccaagacagctcccacagaagaggcatcgccagcgtccacagaaaaagcctctatttcgaaaagagaggctcTGTCAGTAAgcaagacagctcccacagaagaggcatcgccagcgtccacagaaaaagcctctatttcgaaaagagagtcTCTGGCGGTTaccaagacagctcccacagaagagacatcgccagcgtccacagaaaaagcctctatttcgaaGAGAAAGGCTCTGGCggtaaccaagacagctcccacagaagaggcatcgccagcgtccacagaaaaagagtcaatttcgaaaagagaggctctggcggtaactaagacagctcccacagaagaggcacCGCCAAcgtccacagaaaaagcctctatttcgaaaagagaggctcTGGCGGTAACTAAGAtagctcccacagaagaggcatcgccagcgtccacagaaaaagagtcaatttcgaaaagagagtctctggcggtaaccaagacagctcccacagaagaggcaccgccagcgtccacagaaaaagaGTCAGTTTCGAAAAGAGAGTCTCTGGCAgtaaccaagacagctcccacagaagaggcatcgccagcgtccacagaaaaagcctctatttcgaaaagagaggctcTGGCGGTAACTAAGAtagctcccacagaagaggcattgtcagcgtccacagaaaaagagtcaatttcgaaaagagaggctctggcagtaaccaagacagctcccacagaagaggcatcgccagcgtccacagaaaaagcctctatttcgaaaagagaggctctggcggtaaccaagacagctcccacagaagaggcatcgccagcgtccacagaaaaagcctctatttcgaaaagagaggctctggcggtaaccaagacagctcccacagaagaggcatcgccagcgtccacagaaaaatcctctatttcgaaaagagaggctctggcagtaaccaagacagctcccacagaagaggcatcgccagcgtccacagaaaaagcctctatttcgaaaagagaggctctggcggtaaccaagacagctcccacagaagaggcacCGCCAAcgtccacagaaaaagcctctatttcgaaaagagaggctctggcggtaaccaagacagctcccacaggagaggcatcgccagcgtccacagaaaaagagtcaatttcgaaaagagaggctctggcggtaactaagacagctcccacagaagaggcacCGCCAAcgtccacagaaaaagcctctatttcgaaaagagaggctcTGGCGGTAACTAAGAtagctcccacagaagaggcatcgccagcgtccacagaaaaagagtcaatttcgaaaagagagtctctggcggtaaccaagacagctcccacagaagaggcaccgccagcgtccacagaaaaagaGTCAGTTTCGAAAAGAGAGTCTCTGGCAgtaaccaagacagctcccacagaagaggcatcgccagcgtccacagaaaaagcctctatttcgaaaagagaggctcTGGCGGTAACTAAGAtagctcccacagaagaggcattgtcagcgtccacagaaaaagagtcaatttcgaaaagagaggctcTGGCAGTAAgcaagacagctcccacagaagaggcatcgccagcgtccacagaaaaatcctctatttcgaaaagagaggctctggcggtaaccaagacaactcccacagaagaggcatcgccagcgtccacagaaaaagcctctatttcgaaaagagaggctctggcggtaaccaagacagctcccacagaagaggcatcgccagcgtccacagaaaaagcctctatttcgaaaagagaggctctggcagtaaccaagacagctcccacagaagaggcatcgccagcgtccacagaaaaagcctctatttcgaaaagagaggctctggcggtaaccaagacagctcccacagaagaggcacCGCCAAcgtccacagaaaaagcctctatttcgaaaagagaggctctggcggtaaccaagacagctcccacaggagaggcatcgccagcgtccacagaaaaagcctctatttcgaaaagagaggctcTGTCAGTAAgcaagacagctcccacagaagaggcatcgccagcgtccacagaaaaagcctctatttcgaaaagagagtcTCTGGCGGTTaccaagacagctcccacagaagagccatcgccagcgtccacagaaaaagcctctatttcgaaaagaaaggctctggcggtaaccaagacagctcccacagaagaggcatcgccagcgtccacagaaaaagaGTCAATTCCGAAAAGAGAGGCTCTGGCGGTAACtaagacagctcccacagaagaggcacCGCCAAcgtccacagaaaaagcctctatttcgaaaagagaggctcTGGTGGTAAGTAAGAtagctcccacagaagaggcatcgccagcgtccacagaaaaagcctctatttcgaaaagagagtctctggcggtaaccaagacagctcccacagaagaggcaccgccagcgtccacagaaaaagagtcaatttcgaaaagagaggctctggcggtaaccaagacagctcccacagaagaggcatcgccagcgtccacagaaaaagcctctatttcgaaaagagagtcTCTGGCGGTAACTAAGACAGttcccacagaagaggcatcgccagcgtccacagaaaaagcctctatttcgaaaagagaggctctggcggtaaccaagacagctcccacagaagaggcatcgccagcgtccacagaaaaagaGTCAATTTCGAAAAGAGAGTCTCTGGCGGTAACTGAGGtagctcccacagaagaggcatcgccagcgtccacagaaaaatcctctatttcgaaaagagaggctctggcggtaaccaagacagctcccacagaagaggcatcgccagcgtccacagaaaaagagtcaatttcgaaaagagaggctctggcggtaaccaagacagctcccacagaagagacatcgccagcgtccacagaaaaagcctctatttcgaaaagagaggctcTGGCGGTAACTAAGATAGCTCCTGCAGAAGAGGCATCGCCAACGTCCACAGAAAAAGAGTCaatttcgaaaagagaggctctggcggtaaccaagacagctcccacagaagaggcatcaccagcgtccacagaaaaagcctcAATTTCGAAAAGAGAATCTCTGGCggtaaccaagacagctcccacagaagaggcatcgccaTCGTCCACAGAAGAAGAGTCAATTTCGAAAAGAGAGGTTCTGGCAGTAAgcaagacagctcccacagaagaggcatcgccagcgtccacagaaaaagcctctatttcgaaaagagaatctctggcggtaaccaagacagctcccaccgaagaggcatcgccagcgtccacagaagAAGAGTCaatttcgaaaagagaggctcTGGCAGTAAgcaagacagctcccacagaagaggcatcgccagcgtccacagaaaaagcctctatttcgaaaagagaggctctggcggtaaccaagacagctcccgcagaagaggcatcgccagcgtccacagaaaaagcctctatttcgaaaagagaggctctggcggtaaccaagacagctcccacagaagaggcatcgccagcgtccacagaaaaagcctctatttcgaaaagagaggctctggcggtaaccaagacagctcccaccgaagaggcatcgccagcgtccacagagaaagcctctatttcgaaaagagagtctctggcggtaaccaagacagctcccacagaagaggcatcgccagcgtccacagaaaaagcctctatttcgaaaagagaggctctggctgtaaccaagacagctcccacagaagaggcatcgccagcgtccacggaaaaagcctctatttcgaaaagagggtctctggcggtaaccaagacagctcccacagaagaggcatcgccagcgtccacagaaaaagcctctatttcgaaaagagaggctctggcagtcaccaagacagctcccacagaagaggcatcgccagGGTCCACGgaaaaagcctctatttcgaaaagagagtctctggcggtaaccaagacagctcccacagaaaaggcatcgccagcgtccacagaaaaagcctctatttcgaaaagagagtctctggcggtaaccaagacagctcccacagaagaggcatcgccagcgtccacagaaaaagcctctatttcgaaaagagaggctctggcggtaaccaagacagctcccacaAAAGAGGCATCGCCATCGTCCACAGAAGAAGAGTCaatttcgaaaagagaggctcTGGCAGTAAGCAAGACAGCTGccacagaagaggcatcgccagcgtccacagaaagAGCCTCCATTTCGAAAAGAGAGTCTCTGGCGGTTaccaagacagctcccacagaagaggcatcgccagcgtccacagaaaaagcctctatttcgaaaagagagtctctggcggtaaccaagacagctcccacagaagaggcatcgccagcgtccacagaaaaagcctctatttcgaaaagagagtctctggcggtaaccaagacagctcccacagaagaggcatcgccagcgtccacagaaaaagcctctatttcgaaaagagaggcGTTGGCAgtaaccaagacagctcccacagaagaggcatcgccaacgtccacagaaaaagagtcaatttcgaaaagagaggctctggcggtaaccaagacaactcccacagaagaggcatcgccagcgtccacggaaaaagcctctatttcgaaaagagaggctcTGGCGGTAACCAAGATAGCTCCCACAGAAGACGCATCGCCAAcgtccacagaaaaagcctctatttcgaaaagagaatctctggcggtaaccaagacagctcccacagaagaggcatcgccagcgtccacagaaaaagcctctatttcgaaaagagaatctctggcggtaaccaagacagctcccgcagaagaggcatcgccagcgtccacagaaaaagagtcaatttcgaaaagagaggctctggcggtaaccaagacagctcccacagaagaggcatcgccagcgtccacagaagAAGAGTCAATTTCGAAAAGAGAGTCTCTGGCAGTAAgcaagacagctcccacagaagaggcatcgccagcgtccacagaaaaagcctcAATTCCGAAAAGAGAGTCTCTGGCggtaaccaagacagctcccacagaagaggcatcgccagcgtccacagagaaagcctctatttcgaaaagagagtcTCTGGCAgtaaccaagacagctcccacaaaagaggcatcgccagcgtccacagaaaaagcctctatttcgaaaagagagtctctggcggtaaccaagacagctcccacagaagaggcatcgccagcgtccacagaaaaagcctctatttcgaaaagagaggctcTGGCGGTAACTAAGATAGCTCCCACAGAAGAGAcatcgccagcgtccacagaaaaagcctctatttcgaaaagagagtcTCTGGCGGTTaccaagacagctcccacagatgaggcatcgccagcgtccacagagaaagcctctatttcgaaaagagagtctctggcggtaaccaagacagctcccacagaagaggcatcgccagcgtccacagaaaaagagtcaatttcgaaaagagaggctctggcggtaaccaagacagctcccacagaagaggcatcgccagcgtccacagaaaaatcctctatttcgaaaagagaatctctggcggtaaccaagacagctcccacagaagaggcatcgccagcgtccacagaaaaagagtcaatttcgaaaagagaggctctgccggtaaccaagacagctcccacagaagaggcatcgccagcgtccacagaaaaagcctctatttcgaaaagagaggctctggcggtaaccaagacagctcccacagaagaggcaccgccagcgtccacagaaaaagcctctatttcgaaaagagaggctctggcggtaaccaagacagctcccacagaagaggcattGCCAGCGTCCACAGAGaaagcctctatttcgaaaagagaaTCTCTGGCGGTAACTAAGACAGCTCCCGCAGAAGAGTcatcgccagcgtccacagaaaaagactctatttcgaaaagagaggctctggcggtaaccaagacagttcccacagaagaggcatcgccagcgtccacagaaaaagcctcAATTTCGAAAAGAGAATCTCTGGCggtaaccaagacagctcccacagaagaggcatcgccaTCGTCCACAGAAGAAGAGTCaatttcgaaaagagaggctcTGGCAGTAAgcaagacagctcccacagaagaggcatcgccagcgtccacagaaaaagcctctatttcgaaaagagaatctctggcggtaaccaagacagctcccacagaagaggcatcgccagcgtccacagaagAAGAGTCAATTTCGAAAAGAGAGTCTCTGGCAGTAAgcaagacagctcccacagaagaggcatcgccagcgtccacagaaaaagagtcaatttcgaaaagagaggctcTGGCGGTAAGCAAGACAGCTCCCGCAGAAGAGGTatcgccagcgtccacagaaaaagcctctatttcgaaaagagaggctctggcggtaaccaagacagctcccacagaagaggcatcgccaacgtccacagaaaaagcctctatttcgaaaagagaggctcTGGCGGTAACCAAGACAACTCCCACCgaagaggcatcgccagcgtccacagaaaaagagtcaatttcgaaaagagagtctctggcggtaaccaagacagctcccacagaagaggcatcgccagcgtccacagaaaaagcctctatttcgaaaagagagtctctggcggtaaccaagacagctcccacagaagaggcacCGCCAGCGTCCACAAaaaaagcctctatttcgaaaagagagtcTCTGGCAGTAACCAAGACAactcccacagaagaggcatcgccagcgtccacagagaaagcctctatttcgaaaagagagtcTCTGGCGGTAACtaagacagctcccacagaagaggcatcgccagcttccacagaaaaagcctctatttcgaaaagagagtctctggcggtaaccaagacagctcccacagaagaggcaccgccagcgtccacagaaaaagcctctatttcgaaaagagaggctctggcagtaaccaagacagctcccacagaagaggcatcgccagcgtccacGGAAAAAtcctctatttcgaaaagagagtcTCTGGCAgtaaccaagacagctcccacagaaaaggcatcgccagcgtccacagaaaaagcctctatttcgaaaagagaggctctggcggtaaccaagacagctcccacagaaaagacatcgccagcgtccacagaaaaagcctctatttcgaaaagagaggctctggcggtaaccaagacagctcccacagaagaggcatcgccagcgtccacagaaaaagcctctatttcgaaaagagagtcTCTGGCAgtaaccaagacagctcccacagaagaggcatcgccagcgtccacagaaaaagcctctatttcgaaaagagaggctctggcggtaaccaagacagctcccacagaagaggcatcgccaTCGTCCACAGAAAAAGAGTCAATTTCGAAAAGAGAGACTCTGGCGGCAACCAAGACAGttcccacagaagaggcatctCCAGCGTCCACAGTTTCCGAGGAGCAAAAGTCGTTTACTATTTTTTCAATTCCCATTTCTATTTCACCGTAA